Part of the Nothobranchius furzeri strain GRZ-AD chromosome 2, NfurGRZ-RIMD1, whole genome shotgun sequence genome, GCAAGTCTAAAATTATTTTTATGCTGCAATCTTTTTATTTGAGGACCCACTGGTaaacgagatgtttcatctcaagtggttttatcctcctaaaatataagttaataaataaataaatcccacTCGCATTGATTTAATTTTGAAAACTACAATAAAAACTGTCAAATATGGTTACGCATGAAGTTTGGATTGTTTTCTAGCTCAAAGGTCAGTATTGCGCCCGTAACAAACATTTAGTGTAAGCTCTGCCCTGCTCTACATTTTGAGTGAATGCATTAAACAGATTTCACCAAGAGACTTTCAAACTGGTATTAAATTGTAGACGGACTTCCATTCAGCATCTGAAAAAGAATTGAGTGTATTTTGTGCAACAGTCATTTTTAAAGTCTCTTCTAAACGGGAGAGTTTGTCACACTGCTGAAGAGCCAGCGTGACCTGGAATACCTACAGAACCTAAAAATAGAAATCAGGAGTTGTCAAACATGACCAAAAAGTGAAAAAACTAGCGGAAGAAAACATTTTTGCACAAACCTTTAAACATGGTTACAATTTCTACATTTTGACAAAACCCACAAATGATAAAATTTTTAGAAAAtatgcattttattttatttatctttcaCGTATAATAAAACTCCATTCTTTCTCACATCAATGTCATTTAAACACAGTCATGCCTCgttatccattttatttatttacctccAACACAGACGAAGTAGCAGCACAAGTTTGGTTAAGGAGACTCCTCCCATAAATTCATCCAAACTGCACAAGTTCATTCATTTCCTAGCATGGCTGATCCACTGTCCATTAAAATGTCTGACTTTTCTAAGCAGCTTCTTTAGTTTTCTTCTCCATTACGACAGTAGACGGCCCCACTCTGCGGCAACACCAGAAATCTTTTATAAATGCAAGTCGATGCGTTTTAGTTCAGCCCTGATGTGGAACAGCTCAGATTTAAAacgatgcgggggggggggggggggggggagagagaagCAAACACACATAAATTGCCTTTAAAGAGCTTTAAACATCTGACAAATTCAACCAGTCAGAAGCTCGTCAAGCTTAGCTCTAGATCAAACTTGACCCATCAATTCTCTACGGGTCAAATATTTTCTAAGCATGTCCCAGTTTCTGCTTCGACTCTTTAACGACACGTGCAGGACTCAGCCACCATGTCCTCCAGCTCCTTGTACTCCACCTTTTTCTTGTGCACAACCAACACGCTCATGGGCATGTACTTGTAAGGAACGCAGGAGGGGGGAGGGACATCACCAACGCCCAGCTCGTTGATGACCGTCTGGATGATAGCATGGTTGGGGGAGTGGTAGCCATAATGGAGCACCCTTGGGCAGTCCCCCTGACAGTATCGGGGGTTGTAGACCGGAGGGGCGATGAAGTAACGACCCCAGCCGAGCTTGTCGAACGACAGGCGGAAGGAGTGGAGCTTGCAGCGGTTCTCGGGCATGCTGGTTTTGAGTTTGTAGTTGGAGAcaatggaggaagaggaggaggtggagaaaGATGAAGAGGAGGTGGGGGTGTTTATCAGGGCGTCTAACGAGAGATCTTTTAGTTCGGAAGACGAATCCTCTTTGGACCTACGGCGGCGGCGTTGGTGACTTGAAGGATGCCACCATGTAACTCTCTTCATGATGTTTTCCCCATCAGCCCCAAGCAAATCCCCCATCCACTCTTTCACCTCCCTCTCCTCTTCCAGATACAGAAGAAGAGAAGGGACTTGGAGGTGCAGTTCGCTGCTCCATTGTCTCCTCCCCCATAAGGGCGCCCACCACCACGAGGGGCCGCTGTCCTCAGGGGGACCAGGTTCAGTGCACCAATACTGGGCAGTAAGGGCCAAGTGCCCCTCCTCGTCCTGATCCCTCCCCTGCAGGATGTGAGCGCTGACGTGTGCGGTGATGTCCGTCTCCGTCCACTGCTCGTGGGGCTTCAAGGTGGCCAGGGTCTTGGCACCCAGCGAGGTGATCTGAGCCCGGCAGCGGGGCAGTTCCACAACCTGGGAGGTGCTTGAAGTGGAGGAGCGTAGGTGGACGAAGGAAGCTCTGACAAGCTGCTCTGAGGGAAGTGTGTCAAGTTTGTACTTCACTGTGAAGGTGTAGACGAGATCTGAGGAAGGAGGAACATCAAGACCCATCATTCTGATAACAGCTTTTATGCAAATACTACAATTTTACTTTTTTGTATAATTGCCATATTATCTTCTTCGAAAAGCAATTAAAAAAGTGCTTAAAATAATAAACTATTTCACACCTGGTCTAGAATATTTGCCCTCAAAACAGCATCATAACTAACAACGTCCAAGCTAATTTTGAGATTGAAATTTACAGTTAATCCCATGTAAGAGATCTGAAGATtgtgttttaaccctcccactgtcctcatgggcgACCACGCCAGGAAAGTGGACCATTGAGCAGGGATGATGATTTATCCCTTGAGGGCCACGTGGCAGGGGGGAGGTGTGACATTAGATTTAAGTTTATTTTCGTTGAAAAGTATTAGTTTGTCAACAAACGACTATGTCCAAAATCAGGGGCTGCATCTTCTTAGCTGGATTTGAGAGCCAACTCATCATCACACCCCAAGATGCATTGTGGACTGAAGAGATttttcaaacaacaacaatggtGGGTGTAAAATACAGTTAAGTATAAGCTTAGAATAAAGGCTTCAACATTTTAAACCGTAAGGATCCAGTCTTTGTTGACTGAGTAAAGTGCATCCTTGAAGGGTGAAGGCCCCAGAATGTGGACACACCCAATTTATAAAAAGTCAATTTAAAAAGACCAATTTATCAGCATTAGAAGCTTTCATTTCAATAATTATATTGAACCCTTTGACAATAGCAGGTCAACTGCTTAGATACATTGTAGTCGCTAAAATTTACTAAACAGATTCTGCTTAAAATGGACAACTTTTGTATAAAATAAATTGCTTTAAATTCCTAATATTCTAAGAATATTTTACTTTGAATAATTTCTCATTTCCTTTATAAACGAATacaaatttaaaataaaacataagaTTTAAATTAAAGTGATTCAAACAACCCTTTTCCACATCTAGAAACAACTCAGGTAAACGGGTTCCTTCACCTCCTGATGTGGGCAGGTAGTCCACCGAAGAGGCCGTGGGTCTCAGCAGGCGCACCGTGTTGGAACCGAACTTCCGGTGCTCTTTGGGTCTGCCGTCGGGCTCGGCCGCGCTCTTGTACAAACTGAGCATGAACTGCAGGTTCTGGTCCGCTTTCTGCTCGTCGGTCAGCGGGCGGTGGTGAGCGCCTCTGTGCTGCCTGGCGCTCTGGTGGCTCCGCCGGCTGCGCCTCAGCGTGGGCTGATGGGAGGCCATTTTTTCCCGCCCGGCCAACACTCCGGCACAGGTGGAGCTCAGCAGGTAAATGAAACAGGTCAGGACGCAGACACGCAGAAGACCGTGTGTGGCGCGGGTTACCCTCATGTTGGTCATGTACAACCTCTGGTGCTAGCGAGCTCCACCAGCAAGGCTATAGTTGGCAACCATCGTTCCACCGAGCCGAGGGCGTGACTTACAGGCGCACCTGACGGACGGCCATCTTGGACGCTTCGCTTCACTTCCTGTTAAAATTGACGATGACGGTGACCCTAATTAACCGCTCGGATGCGCGTGAGCAGCCAACGGGAATGCAGGAAAGCCACGTGAGAGGTAAGGTGCGTGAAAATGACCAAAATAATTTCTTGGACGCATCCGGTGCAGGTATTTTATGCGTCTTTTATTTCtcatattttctacttttaacacTAGATTTACTGAGCAAATTTGCGCAAAATCAGGCTCCAGCCCCCCTGGCTTGCTCAATTGTCCTTCTTTTGTTTTGCTGATGAGCCACTAAGCAAGAGTGGAGGTTGGTTCTGCAAGGGCAACATGATTTGCATTAGTAAGCCAGGGTAAACCTGGGGGGAGGATTTTTGTATCACTGGGCACATCTCAGACATCTGGAAACGCTTCATCAACAACTGTGCTGGCAGTTTCACTCCAGGACGACACATGACCATAGATGAACAGCTGTTCCCTACAAAAGTTCATTTTCCATTCACCCATATTGCAACAAAGCCGGACAAATTTGGAATCGCGTTCTGGGTGGCCACAGATTTGGAGACCAAATAAGTCTGCAATGCAAGACTTGGGAAAGGATCCAAGTCGTCCGAAGGGGAGCGGCTGGCAGAAAATGTGGTCATGAAACATGGAGCCATTTCTTGATGCTGGGAGAAATGTAACTACGGACAATTTCTTCACCTCACTGGCACTGTCACAGAGACTGCTTCAGCCCAAAACAACCATACTGGGCACCATAAATAAAGTTTGCCGTGAACTTCCTCAGCATGCTAAACACACAGCACAACGTGAGGTATTCTCCACTTCTGTCCTTAGAAGTGGAGGTGTCTCTTTGACCATTtatgtaccaaaaaaaaaaaaaactgtgtgtgtgctGAGTTCATTTCACCAAGCTGTTGCGATTGATGCTGGCACAAAGAGAAAGCCCAACACAATAATAGACTACAACCACATGAAGGTACGTGAATGTGTGTATAATTTTACAACAGTGATACAATTATTATGATATGTACTATACAAGcctataaaaaaaataacatataCTCATGATTGTCTCTCTCACTCTCTACTTTTGCAGTGTGGTGTCGATGTGTTGGACCAAATGGCACAAATGTATTCCGTTAGAGCAGCAACACGGAGGTGGCCAGTAGCAGTTTTCCACAACATCCTGGACCTGGCGGCGGTGAACGCCTACATTCTGTACAAGGCATGTACAGGACGGCAAAAGaagactaccgtaaatcctctaatacaggcccgggcctgtatttgactcaagctcgtcaagctccaggcctttattggaaggaggaccagaattagaggcaggcctcaatttctatttgagcaaaatgaactaatggttcgctggagtttttgacaaataaaattgcgcccacattttcaaagttaaacacaattcttttaacaacggtagtttctgcttcagccctctccccccctccccctgcacagcagctgcaaactcactcatgtgcctgcagcctctcggagttcctgctgctctaaacattaaaataattatttcgttttctgttcctcacttctgatgaccttcaatggtgtctgtttgttgaaaccaccaggtacaaaaactaacttgtttttatttgactatttttctgtcctgcctgtttattatcttcctgcatctcctctcaatcctaaagaaaaactgctacctgggttcatatatattcaccttatgagttacctttgaactgcagttctaaaagatctaccgacatcaaacagcggagtgctcgccggtcacatcagttaggtgcgtcaccgaggacaaaacaggtgatgtgccccgatccacagcagcgaaactcatcaagcacaaataaaagaataaaagactgaaaacataaaaggaaatgagccgacatgaacgatcacgtgttaaattagtttttgaggtggcgacacctgatttgataatgttactgtggccgtgctcaggacgcagatgtctgcagcgcgtcaacaatcagagctttgcatgcgcaagctggttaaggttaggatggggtgaggggaaggttaaattgcaagagggtaaaggtcacaatttggttaaatgtccgttttacggcgggtgtcagtaccgacgctctggcacagcgctttgcctcccgacgcacaggagcttgtcacctgctgacagcagactgctgtcttttctgtggactgcatcttgccggtcattatcacgtgacagcgactagtcgatggcaggcataaaaagtcactatagagcggtgaagtcgactagtgactagttcatacaaccctactgctccccagagtgttctgcagcataatcagcacgttctctttgaacttgatatcaaattttcgcctccgcatggttaaagttaccctcgcggtctatcactggcaaatcaaaagtgagacggatgacacaactgcccccgtacttgcttgttaccacattccacccagccacaataaaaaaccggccattattcacctccgccgacaccggccaaaatataatacccggcagttaattaaatacaagccaatattagaggatttacggtagttttgAGTCATCTTGCAAAGGAACTCCATTGCCGTTTCATGCAGCTCAAAGAACTAGAGGCCCAGAACAAGGTTCTGAAGCTCCCGAGGGCTCCTGTTGGCTCTGAGGCTTCTGCAGCTGCTGAACCAGGGAAGGTTTGGACAACCCAGTGTCAGGTGCTGAAGGCCTGCAAACGGAATCGCAGCAAGCTTACCTGTGCAGCATGTCAAAGATTCACCTGTGCCAAATGCAGGGATGATGGACACTGGGTGTGCAAAGACTGCAAAGTTTgaaacatatgtttctgctgtttAAACTTGTATATGGTTGTTATTTTTGTatatagttgttgtttttttccagtGTTGGAACtcgtgtgagaaaaaaaattccaaTTTTTACATTCTTTTGGACCGTTGTCTGACTTAATTCCAAGGGCCACATAGTTTCTGCATGGCAAGAAAAATCATGTTCATTACATTGATTGTCACATTGAAAGTCAGAAACTCACTTCCCAAAAACAATTTCCCCCCAAGTGGCAAAACATCTATTCACCTGACAAAGACATCTAATCACCTAAAAAACATCTGTTCATTACATTGATCGGCACATTGAAACTCAGAAACTAGCTTCCCTCAAAACGACCTTCCCCCAACTGACAAATGTGGCAATGTGTAATGGTACATTTCAGTTAATGGGCCATCAGCGCAGCAAAAGTTGAGCTCTGCAGGAGGATTAAATTTTCCAGTAAATCCAGTGTTAAAACAACTGTTTTGATATTAAATGAAATTCAACCAAAATTCTTTATTCTACAACACTTTAGATGGAAAATCAGCAAAAATTTAAACAATTTTTATATCAAGAGTCTTTCCTGGCTAAATAAAgattaaataaatacattaacATAACAATGAGAATTACATTGGCCCACTATAGCAAAATTACTTTAAAAAGTACTATACACTCATGCCCACACACTCATCAGACACTCCTAGGGCATATTACTCTAACAATACAGAGCTGAACCCCATAgcaaaaaatgaaataaagaaatttAATATATTTGGCATAGTCCAACCTGTTCCCATGTTGTTCATGGAGCTGGGACCAGGCCTGATTAGATAATTGAAAACATTACCAACATTTCAATCATCTAAATGTTCTGGTCCTGTCCCAGTTCCATAATGGCACAGCTTCATAAACCTGTTCATTTTTTTTGCTATggttgatttttatttatttttggtgttTAGACTGTTTCATCAGGGTTAAGTGTAGTTGATAAGAATGGATTGACCTGTTGCACCTCCTCATATCcttcagaagaaaagaaaagttgtaaatgtaatttttattttgattattGTAATAATTTACCAGTTTCCTTGTGATCATTGTTGTCTTCCATTTATTTGATCATAGGGGCAGCAATCCCAGTCCTCTCCCAAGACACTTTCATCAGCTTCCCCGCTGGGATGTCAAGACATTCCCAGACCAGATTAGAGTTTCTCTAGGTCCagtggcagatttagcaatttgggggcccaaggagaacacagacatgggcccccttacacaaaattttcgacaatcttatctttaactggatttgcgaaactctctcctcttctgacatgagatattttcactttttattagtcttcttttttcctgtctttctctcctttcgagtgccttcaatatttgctctgcttttttcttcctgtcagtgctcctgtgcttttgcctttggtttttttcttctattttccattttggtatatgttttcctccctttaaacattttccattgtctttcctttctgcttccttttgatgtttacatagaaaaacgacgtcacttttggaagtgaagataaaagcttttttaaagcaagctgcatcTTTCTCTTCTTGGAACCACTCGGATAActtcatttcatgcttaatgttttgactactgcttcgagtttgttacgaacgctcccacctctcttcatctttttctgctttctcttctttttatttgtcgtcttatggcacttggcaaacaacaatttggtg contains:
- the bmp15 gene encoding bone morphogenetic protein 15, coding for MTNMRVTRATHGLLRVCVLTCFIYLLSSTCAGVLAGREKMASHQPTLRRSRRSHQSARQHRGAHHRPLTDEQKADQNLQFMLSLYKSAAEPDGRPKEHRKFGSNTVRLLRPTASSVDYLPTSGDLVYTFTVKYKLDTLPSEQLVRASFVHLRSSTSSTSQVVELPRCRAQITSLGAKTLATLKPHEQWTETDITAHVSAHILQGRDQDEEGHLALTAQYWCTEPGPPEDSGPSWWWAPLWGRRQWSSELHLQVPSLLLYLEEEREVKEWMGDLLGADGENIMKRVTWWHPSSHQRRRRRSKEDSSSELKDLSLDALINTPTSSSSFSTSSSSSIVSNYKLKTSMPENRCKLHSFRLSFDKLGWGRYFIAPPVYNPRYCQGDCPRVLHYGYHSPNHAIIQTVINELGVGDVPPPSCVPYKYMPMSVLVVHKKKVEYKELEDMVAESCTCR